The genomic window CAGCCCGGCCAACCTGGCCTCTCTTAAGGAGCAAATGCAGGCCATGACCATCGGCCCGGACAAGGTGAACCAGCTGCGCCACTCGCGCCTGTTTCCTGAGTTCTCCATGCTGAAAGACCACATGAAGAAGCACGCCGACATCCTGCAGCCCAAATTTGCCTGCGTGCTCAAGCACCTGGAAGATGCTTTCGCTGACTCTGATCTGGGTAAGTGGGAAACACCGAAGGGCGGCTACTTTGTTTCACTCGACACCCGTCCCGGCTGCGCCAAAGCAGTGGTCAAGCTGGCCGCGGATGCCGGTGTGAAACTGACTCCGGCTGGTGCCACCTTCCCGTATGGCAAGGACCCGGAAGACTGTAATATCCGCATCGCCCCGAGCTTCCCGCCGCTGGAAGAGCTGGATACGGCCATGTCGGTGTTCGTGTTGTGTGTGAAGCTGGCCAGTGTGCGCAACGCACTGCAATCTTGATAAGCGGCCAGACAACAGCCTGATGAATCACTCAGGCTGAATCAAAGGTAAAGTGCTGGGTCGGCCATTTCGAAACCGTCGGCGACAGGGACGTCGCCGCCGGAGCATGCACGGAGGTAGTTGTGCGCTTTCGAAATGGCTGGCCCAGTGCTTTACCGCCACCGCCCGTCATCGATAAATATCACCGCCTGCCAAAACACAGTTCAGACGTCGGCCAGATACCGTCGGGCAAACTTCGGATCCACCTGTTCCAGGTCTACCACCACCAGGCCGTCTACCGAATCGCAGAAATCCGGATCCACGTTGAACGCATGAAAACTAGTACCGCCCGGCTTGGTGACCGACGCGTACTTCTTGAACAGCGGCGGCAACACCACACCTTCCTCTTTGAGCAACGCCTTTAGCTGAATCATATCCTGGACCGGATCGCCACTCAGAGCCGGCAGGTCTTCGCGCGCCTCAGCAAAGGGTATCCGGGCATCACCCAGGGGCGCATCAGTGGCATAGTGATGCAGGAAATAACGCACGATGGCCGCCTTGGCCCGCGCGGAAAAATCCCCGGGCATGGAAACCGGCCCGAACAGGTAGCGCACCTGATTGCGCGCAATCCACTGGCCAATACCACACCACAGCAGATCCAGCCCCCGACCGCGCCAGTAGGCCGGCTGCAGGAAGCTGCGGCCCAGCTCCGCCGATCCGGGCAGACCGTCCCGTGGCGGCTGTCGATAGTGGAAAAGCGTATTGCTGTAGACCTGCTCCGGCGTCAGTCCAGATGTTTTCGCCAGGCGATAGGCACCCGCGATCTGTTGCGCATCTTCATCCCATAACAACAGGTGATCGTAATGGGCATCGAAAGCATCCCAATCCCGGCTGAGACCGGTGCCTTCCCCGACAGCACGGAAGGTAATTTCCCGCAGCCGGGAAAGTTCACGCATCACCGGGCAGTCCGGCCGCTGCCGATACAGGCGCACCGTGAAATTACTCTGGCGGACCAGCTCTTCACAGGCAGAGATCACCCCCGCCACTTCCGCCGCCGGTTCGGCAGTCGCAATCGGTTCCGGCCCCAGGGCCCGCGGTGAGCGATGCAGCTGG from Microbulbifer aggregans includes these protein-coding regions:
- a CDS encoding lysophospholipid acyltransferase family protein, translated to MIQLESLLEQNPWFSQAPERPTRKLATAALKKICCEEQLQAFGRQYPHLGGLDFIRQVFNSFEFHYDVNPLELERIPASGPLVIVSNHPLGSLDGLALIDMVARVRRDVKAIASQLLWNLEPLRGYLLPVDNFNGRTRRGDVEGIYQHLNAGGAIIVFPAGEVSRLTAKGVRDGRWNPGFVRFAEKTGAPILPIQVRGRNSWWFYGLSMVNRPLSTLWLIREMFKQQRRSIDIRIGNPVAAEHARQWPLAPRAQAALWRKHVYQLHRSPRALGPEPIATAEPAAEVAGVISACEELVRQSNFTVRLYRQRPDCPVMRELSRLREITFRAVGEGTGLSRDWDAFDAHYDHLLLWDEDAQQIAGAYRLAKTSGLTPEQVYSNTLFHYRQPPRDGLPGSAELGRSFLQPAYWRGRGLDLLWCGIGQWIARNQVRYLFGPVSMPGDFSARAKAAIVRYFLHHYATDAPLGDARIPFAEAREDLPALSGDPVQDMIQLKALLKEEGVVLPPLFKKYASVTKPGGTSFHAFNVDPDFCDSVDGLVVVDLEQVDPKFARRYLADV